A region from the Acyrthosiphon pisum isolate AL4f chromosome A1, pea_aphid_22Mar2018_4r6ur, whole genome shotgun sequence genome encodes:
- the LOC100168759 gene encoding uncharacterized protein LOC100168759 isoform X2 has translation MDDKIELKTEHSLPAKTEPTDDEMALSLASDETLCLANNGIALNCDQLSVNSVSEFNNINHSDIQQPAKDNIVTSSQYLTAQTAGSWDSHIITPPTLFQTSSEIVLHGPLKEVHGSTSESTAIDSDREIQLFTEDKEKSVDNLYPEYDYIFCIAAISRTTPNSSKLLAISKIDSNIKVDVKSDVSSLNGYAADHSSSSNSTCGHLMEEPFLVPKAPRDSFMSSSASFSGSSTGTLLQPSKSKHNNILLSKNVYTYPENLACHKCDHVYPRVTENYMGSSMDIKSEPETKPRTGKSRQKKRPKQNNDSSSKKILKKTKQNSENVFNEKNDIKIEEPKCYDMPIDSVEYPTNEENPTNNEIPTNDNIPSNDPITFKTGDKVFAYWMADKMFYPAIIIDIDAPKFKVEFLSDYYIKLLNSDCLVHSSALKKGTLVAIFDTVSQEYRVGEIITINEVPNGEKTYTVDLNSEEVVVPFEKLVLDTDKARNLQDKIVLKNYHRLSMSNVSEGKRLRLSRSTSTKCKTTKNESSKRKKTKQDAPETNKKKRKCLFPEVPDPRYIPSTSTGITAGDDYDEGIFQATSSDSDFDHVREDLTNVNLSQLKNSDIDSEHSSPDKICSKVVSPSAKSIKIFENLHFIVSYSKYKRMPMANESDGTDSEINQRSRYFQPDKIHKKYLESLIYKHGGACHRYLNVLPKSCYKNSYIITDTPSQTCNFLLGLSLGIPAYHHRCIEHAISQKLPFPEFLIKNDIKPIPNGWSMDKKEMIFRSPETIHSNIFSDYVVYIALSDESKNSFFSSLLKFSGAIVYTITKRGAVSLPLIRHMTVIVTDDQCPSSIMNHKIPKLSVIWLVQSLLCESPRPIDAHESYIAISDECE, from the exons AACAGACGACGAGATGGCTTTGTCACTGGCCAGCGACGAGACACTGTGTCTAGCCAACAACGGAATAGCGTTGAACTGCGATCAGTTGTCAGTCAACTCAGTCAGTGAATTTAATAACATCAATCATTCCGATATACAACAGCCCGCCAAAGACAATATAGTCACCAGCTCTCAGTATCTCACTGCCCAAACTGCCG GATCATGGGATTCTCATATCATTACTCCTCCTACATTGTTTCAAACAAGTTCTGAAATTGTATTACACGGTCCTCTCAAAGAAGTCCACGGTTCAACATCTGAAAGCACTGCAATTGATTCTGATAGAGAAATCCAACtg tttacagAAGATAAGGAAAAATCCGTTGACAATTTATATCCTGAAtatgattacatattttgtattgcgGCTATAAGTAGGACAACACCAAACAGTTCTAAACTGCTTGCG atatcaaaaattgattCAAACATAAAAGTTGATGTGAAGTCTGATGTATCTTCTCTTAATGGTTATGCTGCTGATCATTCTAGCTCGTCAAACTCAAc ttgtggTCATTTAATGGAAGAACCATTTTTGGTACCAAAAGCTCCGCGAGATTCATTTATGTCATCGTCAGCATCATTTAGTGGTTCATCAACTGGAACACTTTTACAGCCATCAAAAT ccaaacataacaatattttactatcaaaaaatgtatacacttaTCCAGAAAATTTAGCTTGTCACAAGTGTGACCATGTATATCCACGGGTAACAGAAAATTATATGGGTAGTAGTATGGACATCAAAAGTGAACCGGAAACTAAACctcg tACTGGAAAATcaagacaaaaaaaaagacCAAAACAGAATAACGATagtagttcaaaaaaaattttaaaa aaaacaaaacaaaattctgaaaatgttttcaatgagaaaaatgatattaaaatagagGAACCTAAATGTTATGATATGCCAATCGATTCTGTCGAATATCCAACCAATGAAGAAAATCcaacaaataatgaaattccAACAAATGATAACATTCCATCAAATGATCCTATTACATTCAAAACTG gtGATAAAGTATTTGCATACTGGATGGCAGATAAAATGTTTTACCCAgctattataattgatatagaCGCCCCAAAGTTTAAAGTAGAATTTTTATCCGACtactatataaaactattgaatTCTGATTGTCTTGTTCATAGTTCAGCTCTAAAAAAGGGGACTCTTGTCGCTATATTTGATACTGTTTCCCAAGAATATAGAGTTGgtgaaattattactattaatga AGTACCCAATGGTGAAAAAACATATACAGTTGATTTGAATTCAGAGGAGGTTGTTGTTCCTTTTGAAAAACTAGTGTTGGATACGGATAAAGCAAGAAACTTGCaagacaaaattgtattaaaaaattatcatagacTTAGCATGT CTAATGTATCTGAAGGAAAAAGACTTCGCTTATCCCGATCAACTAgtacaaaatgtaaaactacaaaaaatgaATCCAGTAAACGTAAGAAAACTAAACAAGATGCTCCagaaaccaataaaaaaaaacgaaaatgtcTATTTCCTGAAGTACCTGATCCCAGGTACATTCCTAGTACTAGCACAGGAATTACTGCAGGAGATGATTATGATGAAGGTATCTTCCAAGCTACTTCTTCAGATTCAGACTTTGA TCATGTTAGAGAAGATTTAACCAATGTTAACTTGTCTCAATTAAAAAACTCAGACATTGATAGCGAGCATTCATCTCCTGACAAAATTTGCAGTAAAGTTGTGTCTCCCTCCGCTaaatccataaaaatatttgagaacTTACATTTTATTGTCTCTTATTCTAAATATAAACGGATGCCAATGGCCAATGAGAGTGATGGCACTGATAGTGAAATCAACCAac gaTCACGTTATTTTCAACCGGATAAAATCCATAAAAAGTATCTGGAATCCCTAATATATAAACATGGTGGTGCTTGTCATAGGTATTTGAATGTATTACCAAAGTCCTGTTACAAGAATTCATACATTATTACTGATACTCCTTCACaaacttgtaattttttattgggTTTGAGTCTTGGTATACCAGCTTACCATCATAGATGTATTGAACATGCCATTTCTCAA AAATTGCCATTCCCCGAGTTCTTAATAAAGAATGatattaaacctataccaaACGGTTGGTCTATGGATAAGAAAGAAATGATCTTCCGTTCACCTGAAACTATACACTCGAACATATTTTCTGACTATGTTGTTTATATAGCTTTATCAGATGAATccaagaatagttttttttccagTTTGTTAAAATTTTCTGGTGCCATAGTGTACACTATAACAAAAAGAG GAGCGGTAAGTCTGCCATTAATACGCCACATGACAGTCATTGTTACCGACGACCAATGTCCAAGCTCAATCATGAATCATAAAATTCCCAAGCTATCAGTTATATGGTTAGTTCAAAGTTTATTGTGCGAATCTCCTCGTCCTATTGATGCCCACGAGAGTTATATCGCAATAAGTGATGAATGcgaataa
- the LOC100168759 gene encoding uncharacterized protein LOC100168759 isoform X3, with the protein MDDKIELKTEHSLPAKTEPTDDEMALSLASDETLCLANNGIALNCDQLSVNSVSEFNNINHSDIQQPAKDNIVTSSQYLTAQTAGTDISERSWDSHIITPPTLFQTSSEIVLHGPLKEVHGSTSESTAIDSDREIQLFTEDKEKSVDNLYPEYDYIFCIAAISRTTPNSSKLLAISKIDSNIKVDVKSDVSSLNGYAADHSSSSNSTCGHLMEEPFLVPKAPRDSFMSSSASFSGSSTGTLLQPSKSKHNNILLSKNVYTYPENLACHKCDHVYPRVTENYMGSSMDIKSEPETKPRTGKSRQKKRPKQNNDSSSKKILKKTKQNSENVFNEKNDIKIEEPKCYDMPIDSVEYPTNEENPTNNEIPTNDNIPSNDPITFKTGDKVFAYWMADKMFYPAIIIDIDAPKFKVEFLSDYYIKLLNSDCLVHSSALKKGTLVAIFDTVSQEYRVGEIITINEVPNGEKTYTVDLNSEEVVVPFEKLVLDTDKARNLQDKIVLKNYHRLSMSNVSEGKRLRLSRSTSTKCKTTKNESSKRKKTKQDAPETNKKKRKCLFPEVPDPRYIPSTSTGITAGDDYDEGIFQATSSDSDFDHVREDLTNVNLSQLKNSDIDSEHSSPDKICSKVVSPSAKSIKIFENLHFIVSYSKYKRMPMANESDGTDSEINQRSRYFQPDKIHKKYLESLIYKHGGACHRYLNVLPKSCYKNSYIITDTPSQTCNFLLGLSLGIPAYHHRCIEHAISQLCSGP; encoded by the exons AACAGACGACGAGATGGCTTTGTCACTGGCCAGCGACGAGACACTGTGTCTAGCCAACAACGGAATAGCGTTGAACTGCGATCAGTTGTCAGTCAACTCAGTCAGTGAATTTAATAACATCAATCATTCCGATATACAACAGCCCGCCAAAGACAATATAGTCACCAGCTCTCAGTATCTCACTGCCCAAACTGCCGGTACAGACATCAgtgaaa GATCATGGGATTCTCATATCATTACTCCTCCTACATTGTTTCAAACAAGTTCTGAAATTGTATTACACGGTCCTCTCAAAGAAGTCCACGGTTCAACATCTGAAAGCACTGCAATTGATTCTGATAGAGAAATCCAACtg tttacagAAGATAAGGAAAAATCCGTTGACAATTTATATCCTGAAtatgattacatattttgtattgcgGCTATAAGTAGGACAACACCAAACAGTTCTAAACTGCTTGCG atatcaaaaattgattCAAACATAAAAGTTGATGTGAAGTCTGATGTATCTTCTCTTAATGGTTATGCTGCTGATCATTCTAGCTCGTCAAACTCAAc ttgtggTCATTTAATGGAAGAACCATTTTTGGTACCAAAAGCTCCGCGAGATTCATTTATGTCATCGTCAGCATCATTTAGTGGTTCATCAACTGGAACACTTTTACAGCCATCAAAAT ccaaacataacaatattttactatcaaaaaatgtatacacttaTCCAGAAAATTTAGCTTGTCACAAGTGTGACCATGTATATCCACGGGTAACAGAAAATTATATGGGTAGTAGTATGGACATCAAAAGTGAACCGGAAACTAAACctcg tACTGGAAAATcaagacaaaaaaaaagacCAAAACAGAATAACGATagtagttcaaaaaaaattttaaaa aaaacaaaacaaaattctgaaaatgttttcaatgagaaaaatgatattaaaatagagGAACCTAAATGTTATGATATGCCAATCGATTCTGTCGAATATCCAACCAATGAAGAAAATCcaacaaataatgaaattccAACAAATGATAACATTCCATCAAATGATCCTATTACATTCAAAACTG gtGATAAAGTATTTGCATACTGGATGGCAGATAAAATGTTTTACCCAgctattataattgatatagaCGCCCCAAAGTTTAAAGTAGAATTTTTATCCGACtactatataaaactattgaatTCTGATTGTCTTGTTCATAGTTCAGCTCTAAAAAAGGGGACTCTTGTCGCTATATTTGATACTGTTTCCCAAGAATATAGAGTTGgtgaaattattactattaatga AGTACCCAATGGTGAAAAAACATATACAGTTGATTTGAATTCAGAGGAGGTTGTTGTTCCTTTTGAAAAACTAGTGTTGGATACGGATAAAGCAAGAAACTTGCaagacaaaattgtattaaaaaattatcatagacTTAGCATGT CTAATGTATCTGAAGGAAAAAGACTTCGCTTATCCCGATCAACTAgtacaaaatgtaaaactacaaaaaatgaATCCAGTAAACGTAAGAAAACTAAACAAGATGCTCCagaaaccaataaaaaaaaacgaaaatgtcTATTTCCTGAAGTACCTGATCCCAGGTACATTCCTAGTACTAGCACAGGAATTACTGCAGGAGATGATTATGATGAAGGTATCTTCCAAGCTACTTCTTCAGATTCAGACTTTGA TCATGTTAGAGAAGATTTAACCAATGTTAACTTGTCTCAATTAAAAAACTCAGACATTGATAGCGAGCATTCATCTCCTGACAAAATTTGCAGTAAAGTTGTGTCTCCCTCCGCTaaatccataaaaatatttgagaacTTACATTTTATTGTCTCTTATTCTAAATATAAACGGATGCCAATGGCCAATGAGAGTGATGGCACTGATAGTGAAATCAACCAac gaTCACGTTATTTTCAACCGGATAAAATCCATAAAAAGTATCTGGAATCCCTAATATATAAACATGGTGGTGCTTGTCATAGGTATTTGAATGTATTACCAAAGTCCTGTTACAAGAATTCATACATTATTACTGATACTCCTTCACaaacttgtaattttttattgggTTTGAGTCTTGGTATACCAGCTTACCATCATAGATGTATTGAACATGCCATTTCTCAA ctatgCTCTGGACCTTAA
- the LOC100161204 gene encoding probable isocitrate dehydrogenase [NAD] subunit alpha, mitochondrial: protein MAHRIFHKINNVTQYLARSYGVDARKVTLIPGDGIGPEISAAVQKIFEAAKTPIEWDVVDVTPVKAPDGTMKIPSKAIESVNTNKIGLKGPLMTPVGKGHRSLNLALRKEFNLYANVRPCRSLEGYPTLYENVDVVTIRENTEGEYSGIEHEIVEGVVQSIKLITEEASTRVAEFAFKYAVENKRSKVTAVHKANIMRMSDGLFLRCCRMASSKYPQIKFEEKYLDTVCLTMVQDPSHYDVLVMPNLYGDILSDMCAGLVGGLGLTPSGNIGSNGALFESVHGTAPDIAGKDLANPTALLLSAVMMLRHMELNSQADIIQKACFETIKEGKYRTGDLGGKAKCSEFTDEICRKVQESS from the exons ATGGCTCACAGGATATTTCACAAGATC AACAACGTTACCCAGTACCTAGCTCGTTCCTACGGTGTTGACGCGCGGAAAGTGACTTTGATCCCCGGCGATGGAATCGGTCCTGAAATCTCGGCCGCCGTTCAGAAGATTTTCGAAGCCGCCAAA aCTCCAATTGAATGGGACGTAGTTGATGTAACTCCTGTAAAAGCACCAGATGGTACAATGAAAATACCATCTAAAGCTATTGAATCGGtgaatactaataaaattggattaAAAGGACCTCTTATGACACCAGTAGGAAAAGGTCATCGCTCATTGAACTTGGCGCTTagaaa agAATTCAATTTATACGCCAATGTAAGGCCCTGTCGCTCACTCGAGGGTTATCCTACATTGTACGAGAATGTTGATGTAGTAACAATTCGTGAAAATACTGAAGGTGAATATTCAGGTATTGAACACGAAATTGTCGAAGGAGTTGTACAATCCATCAAATTGATCACAGAAGAAGCTTCAACCAGGGTAGCTGAATTTGCTTTTAAATATGCTGTTGAAAATAAACGATCCAAGGTCACTGCTGTACATAAGGCTAACATAAT GAGAATGTCTGATGGTTTGTTCTTGAGGTGCTGCCGTATGGCATCTTCAAAGTACCCACAAATCAAATTCGAAGAAAAATACTTAGACACCGTATGTTTGACTATGGTTCAAGATCCAAGCCATTATGATGTTTTGGTAATGCCTAATTTGTATGGTGATATATTGTCAGATATGTGCGCTGGTTTGGTCGGCGGTTTAGGTCTAACACCCAGTGGAAACATTGGCAGCAACGGTGCTCTGTTTGAATCT GTTCATGGAACTGCTCCAGATATAGCCGGCAAAGACTTGGCCAATCCTACCGCTCTTCTGTTATCAGCTGTAATGATGTTGCGTCACATGGAACTTAACAGCCAAGCTGACATTATTCAAAAAGCTTGTTTTGAAACAATCAAAGAAGGCAAATACAGAACTGGAGACTTGGGCGGGAAAGCAAAATGCTCTGAGTTTACAGATGAAATTTGCCGTAAAGTTCAAGAGTCCTCTTAA
- the LOC100168759 gene encoding uncharacterized protein LOC100168759 isoform X1, which produces MDDKIELKTEHSLPAKTEPTDDEMALSLASDETLCLANNGIALNCDQLSVNSVSEFNNINHSDIQQPAKDNIVTSSQYLTAQTAGTDISERSWDSHIITPPTLFQTSSEIVLHGPLKEVHGSTSESTAIDSDREIQLFTEDKEKSVDNLYPEYDYIFCIAAISRTTPNSSKLLAISKIDSNIKVDVKSDVSSLNGYAADHSSSSNSTCGHLMEEPFLVPKAPRDSFMSSSASFSGSSTGTLLQPSKSKHNNILLSKNVYTYPENLACHKCDHVYPRVTENYMGSSMDIKSEPETKPRTGKSRQKKRPKQNNDSSSKKILKKTKQNSENVFNEKNDIKIEEPKCYDMPIDSVEYPTNEENPTNNEIPTNDNIPSNDPITFKTGDKVFAYWMADKMFYPAIIIDIDAPKFKVEFLSDYYIKLLNSDCLVHSSALKKGTLVAIFDTVSQEYRVGEIITINEVPNGEKTYTVDLNSEEVVVPFEKLVLDTDKARNLQDKIVLKNYHRLSMSNVSEGKRLRLSRSTSTKCKTTKNESSKRKKTKQDAPETNKKKRKCLFPEVPDPRYIPSTSTGITAGDDYDEGIFQATSSDSDFDHVREDLTNVNLSQLKNSDIDSEHSSPDKICSKVVSPSAKSIKIFENLHFIVSYSKYKRMPMANESDGTDSEINQRSRYFQPDKIHKKYLESLIYKHGGACHRYLNVLPKSCYKNSYIITDTPSQTCNFLLGLSLGIPAYHHRCIEHAISQKLPFPEFLIKNDIKPIPNGWSMDKKEMIFRSPETIHSNIFSDYVVYIALSDESKNSFFSSLLKFSGAIVYTITKRGAVSLPLIRHMTVIVTDDQCPSSIMNHKIPKLSVIWLVQSLLCESPRPIDAHESYIAISDECE; this is translated from the exons AACAGACGACGAGATGGCTTTGTCACTGGCCAGCGACGAGACACTGTGTCTAGCCAACAACGGAATAGCGTTGAACTGCGATCAGTTGTCAGTCAACTCAGTCAGTGAATTTAATAACATCAATCATTCCGATATACAACAGCCCGCCAAAGACAATATAGTCACCAGCTCTCAGTATCTCACTGCCCAAACTGCCGGTACAGACATCAgtgaaa GATCATGGGATTCTCATATCATTACTCCTCCTACATTGTTTCAAACAAGTTCTGAAATTGTATTACACGGTCCTCTCAAAGAAGTCCACGGTTCAACATCTGAAAGCACTGCAATTGATTCTGATAGAGAAATCCAACtg tttacagAAGATAAGGAAAAATCCGTTGACAATTTATATCCTGAAtatgattacatattttgtattgcgGCTATAAGTAGGACAACACCAAACAGTTCTAAACTGCTTGCG atatcaaaaattgattCAAACATAAAAGTTGATGTGAAGTCTGATGTATCTTCTCTTAATGGTTATGCTGCTGATCATTCTAGCTCGTCAAACTCAAc ttgtggTCATTTAATGGAAGAACCATTTTTGGTACCAAAAGCTCCGCGAGATTCATTTATGTCATCGTCAGCATCATTTAGTGGTTCATCAACTGGAACACTTTTACAGCCATCAAAAT ccaaacataacaatattttactatcaaaaaatgtatacacttaTCCAGAAAATTTAGCTTGTCACAAGTGTGACCATGTATATCCACGGGTAACAGAAAATTATATGGGTAGTAGTATGGACATCAAAAGTGAACCGGAAACTAAACctcg tACTGGAAAATcaagacaaaaaaaaagacCAAAACAGAATAACGATagtagttcaaaaaaaattttaaaa aaaacaaaacaaaattctgaaaatgttttcaatgagaaaaatgatattaaaatagagGAACCTAAATGTTATGATATGCCAATCGATTCTGTCGAATATCCAACCAATGAAGAAAATCcaacaaataatgaaattccAACAAATGATAACATTCCATCAAATGATCCTATTACATTCAAAACTG gtGATAAAGTATTTGCATACTGGATGGCAGATAAAATGTTTTACCCAgctattataattgatatagaCGCCCCAAAGTTTAAAGTAGAATTTTTATCCGACtactatataaaactattgaatTCTGATTGTCTTGTTCATAGTTCAGCTCTAAAAAAGGGGACTCTTGTCGCTATATTTGATACTGTTTCCCAAGAATATAGAGTTGgtgaaattattactattaatga AGTACCCAATGGTGAAAAAACATATACAGTTGATTTGAATTCAGAGGAGGTTGTTGTTCCTTTTGAAAAACTAGTGTTGGATACGGATAAAGCAAGAAACTTGCaagacaaaattgtattaaaaaattatcatagacTTAGCATGT CTAATGTATCTGAAGGAAAAAGACTTCGCTTATCCCGATCAACTAgtacaaaatgtaaaactacaaaaaatgaATCCAGTAAACGTAAGAAAACTAAACAAGATGCTCCagaaaccaataaaaaaaaacgaaaatgtcTATTTCCTGAAGTACCTGATCCCAGGTACATTCCTAGTACTAGCACAGGAATTACTGCAGGAGATGATTATGATGAAGGTATCTTCCAAGCTACTTCTTCAGATTCAGACTTTGA TCATGTTAGAGAAGATTTAACCAATGTTAACTTGTCTCAATTAAAAAACTCAGACATTGATAGCGAGCATTCATCTCCTGACAAAATTTGCAGTAAAGTTGTGTCTCCCTCCGCTaaatccataaaaatatttgagaacTTACATTTTATTGTCTCTTATTCTAAATATAAACGGATGCCAATGGCCAATGAGAGTGATGGCACTGATAGTGAAATCAACCAac gaTCACGTTATTTTCAACCGGATAAAATCCATAAAAAGTATCTGGAATCCCTAATATATAAACATGGTGGTGCTTGTCATAGGTATTTGAATGTATTACCAAAGTCCTGTTACAAGAATTCATACATTATTACTGATACTCCTTCACaaacttgtaattttttattgggTTTGAGTCTTGGTATACCAGCTTACCATCATAGATGTATTGAACATGCCATTTCTCAA AAATTGCCATTCCCCGAGTTCTTAATAAAGAATGatattaaacctataccaaACGGTTGGTCTATGGATAAGAAAGAAATGATCTTCCGTTCACCTGAAACTATACACTCGAACATATTTTCTGACTATGTTGTTTATATAGCTTTATCAGATGAATccaagaatagttttttttccagTTTGTTAAAATTTTCTGGTGCCATAGTGTACACTATAACAAAAAGAG GAGCGGTAAGTCTGCCATTAATACGCCACATGACAGTCATTGTTACCGACGACCAATGTCCAAGCTCAATCATGAATCATAAAATTCCCAAGCTATCAGTTATATGGTTAGTTCAAAGTTTATTGTGCGAATCTCCTCGTCCTATTGATGCCCACGAGAGTTATATCGCAATAAGTGATGAATGcgaataa